A genomic region of Streptomyces sp. R33 contains the following coding sequences:
- a CDS encoding DUF6131 family protein, which translates to MIILGVILLIIGFVAGISILWTIGLILVVVGLILWLLGAVGHAVGGRKHYW; encoded by the coding sequence GTGATAATCCTCGGAGTAATCCTACTGATCATAGGATTCGTCGCCGGAATCTCGATTCTGTGGACGATCGGCCTGATTCTCGTCGTGGTGGGCCTGATCCTCTGGCTGCTCGGCGCTGTCGGGCACGCAGTGGGAGGCCGTAAGCACTACTGGTGA
- a CDS encoding cellulose binding domain-containing protein: protein MAGNSHRRTTSAKAKAAAAVAVAAAVGGTALVLTGTAQAASVGATFTKSSSWNTGYTGQYVITNRSGGTLKEWTLEFDLPAGTALSSLWNGEHTVNGQHVTVKPPRWDTAGLTAGGSVTVGFVTSASGTPGSPTGCLINKEKCSPATGPTPSPSGRPTTAPTASASPSSKPTAAPTATATSTATATAKPTPTLPPGGGTTTSAGFAPYVDTSLYPAFDLLDTAAKTGVKEFNLAFITSGGGCSPLWGGVTALGDDRVASQIAGLRAKGGDVRVSFGGAAGSELGLACASPADLAAAYGKVVDTYKLTKVDFDIEGAALPDTAANSRRAQAIAQLQKSHPGLDVSFTLPVMPEGLTQPGVDLIANAKQNGVAVSAVNIMAMDYGPAYSGDMGGYAIQAATATQAQIKGVLGLSDAAAWKTVAVTPMIGVNDVSSEVFKVDDATQLVEFARSKGLGWLAMWSGARDKQCPGGAKNSADATCSSIVQEPLAFTKAFAARG from the coding sequence ATGGCTGGCAATTCCCATCGCCGTACGACGAGCGCCAAGGCGAAGGCGGCCGCGGCAGTGGCCGTCGCGGCGGCCGTCGGGGGCACCGCCCTGGTGCTGACCGGTACCGCACAGGCAGCATCGGTCGGCGCGACCTTCACCAAGTCGAGCAGCTGGAACACCGGCTACACCGGGCAGTACGTGATCACCAACCGCAGCGGCGGGACGCTCAAGGAGTGGACCCTCGAGTTCGACCTCCCGGCCGGCACGGCCCTCTCCTCCCTCTGGAACGGCGAACACACCGTCAACGGGCAGCATGTGACGGTCAAGCCGCCCCGGTGGGACACGGCCGGTCTCACGGCCGGCGGCTCGGTCACCGTCGGGTTCGTGACCAGCGCGAGCGGGACCCCGGGCAGCCCCACGGGGTGCCTGATCAACAAGGAGAAGTGTTCCCCGGCCACCGGGCCGACGCCCAGCCCCAGCGGACGTCCCACCACCGCGCCGACGGCCTCCGCCTCGCCCAGCTCGAAGCCGACGGCCGCCCCCACCGCAACGGCGACGTCGACGGCGACGGCCACTGCGAAGCCGACCCCGACCCTGCCTCCGGGCGGCGGCACCACCACGTCGGCCGGGTTCGCGCCGTACGTGGACACCTCGCTGTACCCGGCCTTCGATCTCCTGGACACGGCGGCCAAGACCGGCGTGAAGGAGTTCAACCTCGCCTTCATCACCTCCGGCGGCGGCTGTTCCCCGCTGTGGGGCGGTGTCACGGCCCTGGGAGACGACCGGGTCGCCTCCCAGATAGCCGGACTGCGCGCCAAGGGCGGGGACGTCCGGGTGTCGTTCGGCGGTGCGGCCGGCTCCGAACTGGGCCTGGCGTGCGCCTCACCCGCCGACCTCGCCGCCGCGTACGGCAAGGTGGTGGACACGTACAAGCTGACCAAGGTGGACTTCGACATCGAGGGCGCGGCCCTGCCCGACACGGCGGCGAACAGCCGGCGCGCGCAGGCCATCGCGCAGCTGCAGAAGTCGCATCCCGGGCTCGACGTCTCGTTCACCCTGCCCGTGATGCCCGAGGGGCTCACACAGCCGGGCGTCGACCTGATCGCCAATGCCAAGCAGAACGGTGTGGCGGTCTCCGCCGTCAACATCATGGCGATGGACTACGGCCCGGCGTACAGCGGCGACATGGGCGGCTACGCCATCCAGGCCGCCACCGCGACGCAGGCGCAGATCAAGGGCGTACTGGGCCTGAGCGACGCGGCGGCGTGGAAGACGGTGGCCGTCACGCCGATGATCGGCGTCAACGACGTCTCCAGCGAGGTGTTCAAGGTGGACGACGCCACCCAGCTCGTGGAGTTCGCCCGGTCCAAGGGCCTCGGCTGGCTCGCGATGTGGTCCGGCGCCCGTGACAAGCAGTGCCCCGGCGGCGCGAAGAACTCCGCCGACGCGACGTGCTCGTCCATCGTCCAGGAACCCCTCGCCTTCACGAAGGCCTTCGCCGCCCGCGGCTAG
- a CDS encoding isoamylase early set domain-containing protein, producing MLERKLRKDRTEVTFVLPGDEPPGPVSVVGDFNDWKPGTHTLTPRADGSRAVTVKLPTKQVHSFRYLAAGDYWFDDAHADAHDGTNGRLHT from the coding sequence ATGCTCGAACGCAAGCTGCGCAAGGACCGTACCGAGGTGACGTTCGTCCTGCCGGGCGACGAACCGCCCGGCCCGGTCAGCGTCGTCGGCGACTTCAACGACTGGAAGCCGGGTACGCACACGCTGACTCCGCGCGCCGACGGCTCGCGCGCCGTCACCGTCAAACTGCCGACCAAGCAGGTGCATTCCTTCCGGTACCTGGCAGCCGGCGACTACTGGTTCGACGATGCGCACGCAGACGCCCACGACGGCACCAACGGCCGCCTGCACACCTGA
- a CDS encoding response regulator transcription factor codes for MRVVLAEDLFLLRDGLVRTLREHGCEVVAAVDNGPALLRALLDEAPDVAVVDVRLPPTFTDEGLQAALEARRRRPGLPVLVLSQYVEQLYANELLADGAGAIGYLLKDRVTDTGQFVDAVRRVAAGGTAMDPQVIAKLLARSDARGLTDGLTQREHDVLELMAEGRSNTAIAGGLHISESAVAKHTAGIFAKLRIAPSPDDNRRVLAVLAYLKR; via the coding sequence ATGCGCGTTGTCCTCGCCGAAGACCTATTCCTGCTGAGGGACGGGCTGGTGCGCACGCTCCGGGAGCACGGTTGCGAGGTGGTGGCGGCCGTGGACAACGGCCCGGCGCTGCTGCGGGCGCTGCTGGACGAGGCGCCGGACGTCGCGGTGGTCGACGTACGGCTGCCGCCGACGTTCACCGACGAGGGTCTGCAGGCGGCACTGGAGGCGCGGCGCCGCCGCCCGGGCCTGCCCGTCCTCGTGCTGTCCCAGTACGTCGAGCAGCTCTACGCCAACGAGCTGCTGGCGGACGGCGCCGGGGCCATCGGGTATCTGCTCAAGGACCGGGTGACCGACACCGGGCAGTTCGTCGACGCGGTCCGCCGCGTCGCGGCCGGCGGTACGGCCATGGACCCGCAGGTCATCGCGAAGCTGCTGGCGCGCAGTGACGCCCGCGGGCTGACGGACGGGCTGACGCAGCGGGAGCACGACGTCCTGGAGCTGATGGCCGAGGGCCGGTCGAACACGGCGATAGCCGGCGGGCTGCACATCAGCGAGAGCGCCGTGGCCAAGCACACGGCCGGCATCTTCGCGAAGCTCCGGATCGCGCCGTCGCCCGACGACAACCGCCGGGTGCTGGCCGTGTTGGCCTACCTGAAACGGTGA
- a CDS encoding helix-turn-helix domain-containing protein: MDSSSERRATWTFLTNHARVLVAISRDPGVRLRDVAATCGLTERTVQAIVADLEADGYLTRSRDGRRNRYEIAEGAMFRHPAEAGHEVAGLLDLLAEDMSPARR; this comes from the coding sequence ATGGACAGCAGCTCAGAGCGCCGCGCCACGTGGACGTTCCTGACCAACCATGCACGGGTCCTCGTCGCCATCTCGCGGGACCCCGGAGTTCGTCTGCGCGACGTCGCGGCCACTTGCGGACTCACCGAGCGGACCGTCCAGGCGATCGTCGCCGACCTCGAAGCGGACGGGTACCTGACCCGCTCGCGCGACGGCAGGCGCAATCGGTACGAGATCGCCGAAGGAGCGATGTTCCGGCACCCCGCCGAGGCCGGCCACGAGGTCGCGGGCCTGCTCGACCTGCTCGCCGAGGACATGTCCCCGGCGAGGCGATAG
- a CDS encoding glyoxalase/bleomycin resistance/extradiol dioxygenase family protein codes for MARDLDSAHQFYGAVLGWRFRPTRLGEGFSVALQDGVPVAGIGALAPRLGVPVAWTPYFAVDDADDTAARVRERGATMAVGPLAFGTGRAALAADPDGAVFGFWQGEVIPDWTAHPGGAAGWLELRTRDAFAAAVFYGEVLDWACERPGCCDVSYEHGRVVVRRGRDTVALISGGAIEEAPDPQVRPRWHVHFHVPDLEAAVETGVRLGGRTVSPVHTTASGRRITLSDPDGGLFTVVTAPDKPA; via the coding sequence ATGGCCCGCGATCTCGATTCCGCCCATCAGTTCTACGGCGCCGTACTGGGCTGGAGGTTCCGCCCGACCCGCCTCGGCGAGGGATTCTCCGTCGCGCTGCAGGACGGCGTGCCGGTCGCCGGAATCGGTGCGCTCGCCCCACGCCTCGGTGTCCCGGTGGCATGGACCCCGTACTTCGCCGTCGATGACGCGGACGACACCGCCGCCCGGGTGCGCGAGCGCGGCGCCACGATGGCGGTGGGCCCGCTGGCTTTCGGGACCGGGCGCGCCGCGCTCGCAGCCGACCCCGACGGCGCGGTCTTCGGCTTCTGGCAGGGCGAGGTGATCCCGGACTGGACGGCGCATCCCGGCGGCGCCGCCGGATGGCTCGAGCTGCGCACCCGCGACGCCTTCGCCGCGGCCGTGTTCTACGGCGAGGTGCTCGACTGGGCCTGTGAGCGCCCCGGGTGCTGCGACGTCTCGTACGAGCACGGCCGCGTCGTCGTCCGACGCGGCCGCGACACCGTGGCCCTGATCAGCGGCGGAGCCATTGAAGAGGCCCCGGATCCGCAGGTCCGGCCGCGCTGGCACGTCCACTTCCACGTACCCGACCTCGAAGCCGCCGTGGAAACCGGCGTCCGGCTCGGCGGCCGCACCGTCTCACCGGTCCACACCACGGCCTCGGGGCGCCGGATCACCCTGAGTGACCCGGACGGCGGCCTCTTCACGGTGGTCACGGCCCCGGACAAGCCCGCTTGA
- a CDS encoding STAS domain-containing protein: MRSEEALATVRVEPDGAGGALIVLAGEIDQDCAAEVQDVLISALGACPAGVVLDLSGVTFCDCSFLNVLLHARLRAGVGVDRDRRFRIRSMSARVARLLALTGTLAYFPHGNGPRPHPDGNGPGPYPAEAVSSRAGRPDGPRGGLRR; the protein is encoded by the coding sequence GTGCGGTCGGAAGAAGCCCTCGCGACCGTCCGCGTGGAACCGGATGGCGCGGGCGGCGCGCTGATCGTCCTCGCCGGAGAAATCGATCAGGACTGTGCCGCGGAAGTCCAGGACGTCCTGATCTCCGCCTTGGGCGCCTGTCCCGCAGGGGTGGTGCTCGATCTGTCTGGCGTGACCTTCTGCGACTGCTCGTTCCTGAACGTCCTGCTGCATGCCCGTCTGAGGGCAGGTGTAGGTGTGGATCGCGACCGGCGTTTCCGGATCCGGAGCATGAGTGCCCGGGTGGCGCGGCTGCTCGCCCTGACCGGCACCCTCGCGTATTTCCCCCATGGCAACGGGCCCCGGCCGCATCCGGACGGCAACGGTCCCGGGCCGTATCCGGCCGAGGCGGTCAGCTCCCGCGCCGGGCGCCCCGATGGCCCTCGGGGTGGGCTCCGTCGCTGA
- a CDS encoding ATP-binding protein, whose translation MSEPMASESRIRRLGLYGAGKVVGRCRDFCRSALEDWAWPGPAQLTGLTDGDRDAAVDDVLLLVSEMVTNAALHAGGPTELVLQLGSGAPEASPWRAGDLCIEVSDASYALPQLRPPTALGLPGGHGLMVMNRLARRWGVTPREGGKSVWAEVTAPVPARLHASRSRRASACAWSDGTWSNRVPPRPGRFSDGAHPEGHRGARRGS comes from the coding sequence ATGAGCGAGCCGATGGCGTCGGAAAGCCGGATCAGGCGGCTCGGCCTGTACGGCGCCGGCAAGGTGGTGGGGCGCTGCCGAGACTTCTGCCGCAGCGCTCTCGAGGACTGGGCCTGGCCCGGACCGGCGCAGCTGACCGGGCTCACGGACGGGGACCGCGATGCCGCCGTCGACGACGTCCTGCTGCTGGTGTCCGAGATGGTGACCAATGCCGCCCTGCATGCGGGCGGGCCCACCGAACTCGTCCTCCAGCTCGGTAGCGGCGCCCCGGAGGCCTCTCCCTGGCGTGCCGGCGACCTGTGCATAGAGGTGAGCGACGCGAGCTACGCGCTCCCGCAGCTCCGGCCGCCGACGGCTCTGGGACTGCCCGGCGGGCACGGCCTGATGGTGATGAACCGGCTCGCCCGGCGCTGGGGGGTGACGCCCCGGGAGGGCGGGAAGTCCGTCTGGGCCGAGGTGACGGCTCCGGTCCCGGCCCGACTGCACGCCTCGCGGTCCCGGAGGGCGTCGGCCTGCGCATGGTCGGACGGCACATGGTCGAACCGCGTTCCACCGCGGCCCGGCCGGTTCAGCGACGGAGCCCACCCCGAGGGCCATCGGGGCGCCCGGCGCGGGAGCTGA
- a CDS encoding flavin reductase family protein has protein sequence MPELEEPETGTEPNSVTDVLDGPVYVVTAAAVGEVAGCLVGFASQCSIHPPRFMVWLSTLNHTYRVARRASHLAVHVMRRDQQALAELFGGETGDRVDKFRSVAWQRSTDGSPVLTDACAWFVGRIERHVEGGDHMGFLLAPTEQSPPVEGVPVLLRYRDVKDLEPGHPA, from the coding sequence ATGCCTGAGCTGGAGGAACCGGAGACGGGGACCGAGCCGAACTCGGTCACCGACGTGCTCGACGGGCCCGTGTACGTGGTCACGGCGGCGGCCGTCGGCGAGGTGGCGGGTTGCCTCGTGGGCTTCGCCTCGCAGTGCTCGATCCATCCGCCGCGGTTCATGGTGTGGCTGTCCACGCTCAATCACACGTACCGCGTCGCCCGCCGCGCCTCCCACCTCGCCGTGCACGTGATGCGCCGTGACCAGCAGGCGCTGGCCGAGCTGTTCGGCGGCGAGACCGGTGACCGGGTGGACAAGTTCCGGTCGGTCGCCTGGCAGCGCAGTACGGACGGCAGTCCCGTGCTCACCGACGCCTGCGCCTGGTTCGTGGGCCGCATCGAGCGGCACGTCGAAGGCGGCGATCACATGGGATTCCTGCTGGCGCCGACCGAGCAGTCCCCGCCGGTCGAAGGCGTCCCCGTCCTGCTGCGGTACCGCGACGTCAAGGACCTCGAGCCCGGTCACCCTGCCTGA
- a CDS encoding LLM class F420-dependent oxidoreductase: protein MVRFGYTMMTEQAGPRELVEHVVGAERAGFDFAVISDHYFPWLDAQGHSPYAWSVLGAAAQATTAIPLMTYVTCPTVRYHPAVVAQKAATVQLLSEGRFRLGLGSGENLNEHVVGPGWPAAHIRLEMLEEAVEIIRELFGGGSVNHHGRYFDVENARLWDLPDEPPPIGVAVSGDRSCELAGRLADLAIAIDPERELLEAFDRSGGAGKPKVGQLAVCHDVDRDTAVKRAHEQFRWSLGGWRVNAELPGPAAFEQASRYVRPEDVAESIPCGEDVNVFVDAVRPFVDAGFTEVALVQVGGAHQYPFLEWAEATLLPALRAMRPAGPSATLED from the coding sequence ATGGTGCGATTCGGATACACGATGATGACCGAGCAGGCCGGCCCCCGGGAGCTGGTGGAGCACGTGGTCGGTGCCGAACGCGCGGGGTTCGACTTCGCCGTCATCTCCGACCACTACTTCCCCTGGCTCGACGCCCAGGGCCATTCCCCCTATGCGTGGAGCGTCCTCGGAGCGGCGGCGCAGGCCACGACGGCCATCCCGCTGATGACGTACGTGACGTGCCCGACGGTGCGCTACCACCCGGCGGTCGTGGCCCAGAAGGCGGCGACCGTGCAACTGCTGTCCGAGGGGCGCTTCCGGCTGGGCCTGGGCTCCGGCGAGAACCTCAACGAGCACGTCGTCGGCCCCGGGTGGCCGGCCGCGCACATCCGCCTGGAGATGCTGGAGGAGGCCGTGGAGATCATCCGCGAACTCTTCGGCGGGGGCTCCGTGAACCACCACGGACGGTACTTCGACGTCGAGAACGCCCGCCTGTGGGACCTGCCCGACGAGCCGCCTCCCATCGGCGTCGCGGTCTCCGGCGACCGCTCCTGCGAGCTGGCGGGCAGGCTCGCCGATCTGGCGATCGCCATCGATCCCGAGAGGGAACTCCTGGAGGCCTTCGACCGATCGGGCGGCGCCGGGAAGCCGAAGGTCGGCCAGCTCGCCGTCTGCCATGACGTCGACCGGGACACGGCCGTCAAGCGCGCCCACGAGCAGTTCCGCTGGTCACTGGGCGGCTGGCGCGTCAACGCGGAGCTGCCGGGGCCCGCCGCCTTCGAGCAGGCGTCCAGGTACGTCCGCCCGGAGGACGTCGCCGAGTCGATCCCGTGCGGCGAGGACGTGAACGTCTTCGTCGACGCCGTCCGCCCGTTCGTGGACGCCGGCTTCACGGAGGTGGCACTCGTGCAGGTGGGCGGAGCACACCAGTACCCGTTCCTCGAGTGGGCCGAGGCCACCCTGCTCCCCGCGCTGCGCGCGATGCGCCCGGCCGGGCCGTCGGCAACCCTCGAAGACTGA
- a CDS encoding HAD family hydrolase produces the protein MSRVDRENRAALFDVDGTLADTNHLHIASWWEALRQAGHSVPMHAIHRAIGLPGEDLLAHLLGEGRDRSEDAALSAAHDTLYGTYFDRLPRLDAADELLRTLDRRGWRVVLVTSAGSAELDALRRAVDADDAITATASSDDVEQGKPAPDPVHHALELAGAPAHRSVFVGDTVWDMKAGTRAEVTCVGLLCGGIPRLDLEEAGARAVYRDPSDLLDRLDQSPFGVEPARTGTGRSPEGSHAR, from the coding sequence ATGAGCCGCGTAGACCGCGAGAACCGCGCCGCGCTGTTCGATGTGGACGGGACGCTCGCAGACACCAATCACCTGCACATCGCGTCCTGGTGGGAGGCGCTCAGGCAGGCGGGACACAGCGTGCCGATGCACGCCATCCACCGGGCGATCGGACTGCCGGGCGAGGACCTCCTCGCCCATCTGCTGGGCGAAGGCCGGGACAGGAGCGAGGACGCCGCGCTCAGCGCCGCGCACGACACCCTCTACGGGACGTATTTCGACCGCCTGCCCCGGCTCGACGCGGCGGACGAACTGCTGCGCACCCTCGACCGGCGGGGCTGGCGGGTCGTCCTCGTCACCTCGGCCGGAAGCGCCGAGCTCGATGCGCTCAGGCGGGCCGTCGACGCCGACGACGCCATCACGGCCACCGCGAGCTCCGACGACGTGGAACAGGGCAAGCCGGCACCCGACCCCGTGCACCACGCCCTCGAACTCGCCGGTGCGCCGGCGCACCGCTCCGTGTTCGTCGGCGACACGGTATGGGACATGAAGGCCGGCACCCGGGCCGAGGTCACGTGCGTGGGGCTGCTCTGCGGCGGGATCCCGCGCCTCGACCTCGAAGAGGCCGGCGCCCGCGCCGTGTACCGGGACCCGTCCGACCTCCTCGACCGGCTCGACCAGAGCCCCTTCGGCGTGGAACCGGCCCGTACGGGCACCGGTCGATCCCCGGAAGGGAGCCACGCACGATGA
- a CDS encoding PRC-barrel domain containing protein translates to MINVWIYRETTGRLTGTDLTGYKVEALDGSIGKVDKHSDGVDASYVVVDTGPWIFGKHVLLPAGTVTRIDMDEERIHVGLTKDQIKSAPEFDKEKHLEDADYHRVLGGYYEGFSHRA, encoded by the coding sequence ATGATCAACGTGTGGATCTATCGCGAGACGACGGGGCGCCTGACCGGAACCGATCTGACCGGTTACAAGGTCGAGGCGCTCGACGGCAGCATCGGCAAGGTCGACAAGCACTCCGACGGGGTCGACGCCTCGTACGTCGTCGTCGACACGGGCCCGTGGATCTTCGGCAAGCACGTACTGCTGCCGGCCGGCACCGTCACCCGCATCGACATGGACGAGGAGAGGATCCACGTCGGCCTCACCAAGGACCAGATCAAGTCCGCCCCGGAGTTCGACAAGGAGAAGCACCTCGAGGATGCGGACTACCACCGCGTGCTGGGCGGCTACTACGAGGGCTTCTCGCACCGGGCCTGA
- a CDS encoding aromatic acid exporter family protein → MPEVIVTVRSLVRRHREPAVVQALRSTAAAVVSYVVALWLSSEPAPLTAPLTALLVVQVTLYTTLTTGIRRVNSVVAGVLVAIGFSALVGLTWWSLGLVILTSLVVGHLVRVDEFVPEVAISAMLVLGVTQVAATAWDRVLETLIGAVVGLLFNLFLAPPVWVAPASEAITSLAGRMRNLLVHLGDELHQHTPVEQAAARLHEARRLDNDIAHVDSALRQAEDSLRLNPRVKEALLFRLVLRTGLDTLEICAVVLRVCCRTLTDLAKTRTDGPLFSDHLAQALRELFGHMAMALEHFAVLITAQITASAEEAEVRLTQELAAARISRERAAHLLQEEARSRPETWQLYGALLAEADRVLDELGVEKRSERLVEELDRHSRTARTRRPQLQRLWRGGAG, encoded by the coding sequence ATGCCGGAAGTCATCGTCACCGTACGTTCGCTCGTCCGCCGCCATCGGGAGCCCGCCGTCGTACAGGCCCTCCGGTCGACGGCGGCGGCCGTGGTGTCCTACGTCGTCGCGCTCTGGCTGAGCAGCGAGCCGGCGCCCCTGACCGCACCCCTGACGGCGCTGCTCGTCGTACAGGTGACCCTCTACACCACCCTGACCACCGGCATCCGGCGGGTGAACTCGGTGGTCGCGGGTGTCCTGGTCGCCATCGGGTTCAGCGCCCTCGTCGGCCTCACCTGGTGGAGCCTGGGCCTGGTCATCCTCACCTCGCTGGTCGTGGGCCATCTGGTGCGGGTCGACGAGTTCGTCCCCGAGGTCGCGATCAGCGCGATGCTGGTGCTCGGGGTGACACAGGTGGCGGCCACCGCCTGGGACCGCGTACTGGAGACGCTGATCGGGGCCGTCGTGGGGCTCCTGTTCAACCTCTTCCTCGCACCGCCCGTATGGGTGGCGCCGGCGAGCGAGGCGATCACTTCGCTGGCGGGCCGCATGCGCAACCTGCTGGTGCACCTCGGCGACGAGCTGCACCAGCACACGCCGGTAGAGCAGGCGGCAGCACGGCTGCACGAGGCACGGCGGCTCGACAACGACATCGCGCACGTGGACTCGGCGCTGCGGCAGGCCGAGGACAGCCTGCGCCTCAATCCCCGGGTGAAGGAGGCACTGCTCTTCCGCCTGGTGCTCCGTACGGGACTCGACACGCTGGAGATCTGCGCCGTCGTCCTGCGGGTCTGCTGCCGCACGCTGACCGACCTGGCCAAGACGCGCACGGACGGCCCGCTCTTCTCGGACCACCTCGCGCAGGCGCTGCGGGAGCTGTTCGGGCACATGGCGATGGCGCTCGAGCACTTCGCCGTACTGATCACCGCGCAGATCACCGCCAGTGCGGAGGAGGCGGAGGTCCGGCTGACGCAGGAGCTCGCGGCGGCGCGGATCAGCCGCGAGCGGGCCGCGCACCTGCTGCAGGAGGAGGCGCGCTCACGGCCGGAGACGTGGCAGTTGTACGGGGCCCTGCTCGCGGAAGCCGACCGGGTCCTGGACGAACTGGGGGTGGAGAAGCGCTCCGAACGGCTCGTGGAGGAGCTCGACCGGCACTCGCGCACGGCCCGCACACGGCGCCCGCAGCTCCAGCGCCTGTGGCGGGGCGGTGCGGGCTAA
- a CDS encoding STAS domain-containing protein, producing MAADAYGTGGGATPRFAADVRWSGRTAVVTLTGELDHDSPEPLVEALGQALAQDAERIVVDCGRLTFCDSTGLNIMLRGRLQAGEAGSALELAALRPVVARMFDITGARALFTVHAELPAELTGRTRP from the coding sequence ATGGCAGCAGATGCGTACGGCACGGGCGGCGGCGCGACACCGCGTTTCGCGGCGGATGTCCGCTGGAGTGGACGCACGGCGGTCGTCACCCTGACGGGGGAGCTGGACCACGACAGTCCGGAACCGCTCGTCGAGGCCCTGGGGCAGGCGCTGGCACAGGATGCCGAGCGGATCGTCGTCGACTGCGGCCGGCTGACGTTCTGCGATTCGACCGGTCTCAACATCATGTTGCGGGGACGGCTGCAGGCGGGAGAGGCCGGCAGTGCGCTGGAGCTGGCCGCGCTACGGCCCGTGGTGGCCCGCATGTTCGACATCACGGGGGCGAGGGCCCTGTTCACCGTGCACGCAGAGCTGCCGGCAGAACTGACCGGACGGACGAGGCCGTGA